In Triticum aestivum cultivar Chinese Spring chromosome 5B, IWGSC CS RefSeq v2.1, whole genome shotgun sequence, the following proteins share a genomic window:
- the LOC123112198 gene encoding heat stress transcription factor B-1, with amino-acid sequence MAGAAAQQQQKGGGGGGGVVRVGGGGPAPFLTKTHQMVEERGTDEVISWSEHGRSFVVWKPVELARDLLPLHFKHCNFSSFVRQLNTYGFRKVVPDRWEFANENFRRGEQSLLSGIRRRKATATTTPQSSKTCGTGVNVAFPRPLPVLPPASVSTSGTGNDHSTSSASSPTRPDLSSENEQLRKDNHALAAELALARRHCGELLGFLSRFLDVRQLDLRLLMDGDMQGAAGGARSADQEHCCEKKVKLFGVILKDASARKRGRCDEAAASERSMKMTRIGEPWVGVPSSCPARCGGGN; translated from the exons atggccggggcggcggcgcagcagcagcagaagggtggtggtggtggtggtggtgtggtgaGGGTCGGCGGCGGAGGGCCGGCGCCGTTCCTGACCAAGACGCACCagatggtggaggagcgcgggacggACGAGGTGATCTCGTGGAGCGAGCACGGGCGGTCGTTCGTGGTGTGGAAGCCCGTGGAGCTCGCCCGCGACCTCCTCCCGCTCCACTTCAAGCACTGCAACTTCTCCTCCTTCGTCCGCCAGCTCAACACCTAC GGTTTTCGGAAGGTGGTGCCGGACCGGTGGGAGTTCGCAAACGAGAACTTCCGGCGAGGCGAGCAAAGCCTCCTCTCCGGCATCCGTCGCCGCAAGGCTACGGCGACGACGACTCCCCAGTCCTCGAAAACCTGCGGAACCGGCGTAAACGTCGCGTTCCCTCGGCCGCTGCCCGTTCTGCCTCCCGCGTCTGTCAGCACGTCCGGCACCGGCAACGACCACAGCACCTCCTCGGCGTCCTCGCCGACGCGCCCGGATCTCAGCAGCGAGAACGAGCAGCTCAGGAAGGACAACCACGCGCTGGCAGCGGAGCTGGCCCTGGCGCGGAGGCACTGCGGGGAGCTCCTGGGCTTCCTCTCCCGCTTCCTGGACGTCAGGCAGCTGGACCTGCGTCTGCTGATGGACGGAGACATGCAAGGCGCGGCCGGCGGCGCACGCTCGGCGGACCAAGAGCACTGCTGCGAGAAGAAGGTGAAGCTGTTCGGCGTGATACTCAAGGACGCGTCGGCGAGGAAGAGGGGCCGGTgcgacgaggcggcggccagcGAGCGGTCGATGAAGATGACGAGGATCGGGGAGCCGTGGGTCGGCGTCCCGTCATCCTGCCCGGCGCGTTGCGGCGGCGGGAACTGA